Proteins encoded within one genomic window of Bacillus sp. F19:
- the ftsY gene encoding signal recognition particle-docking protein FtsY — translation MSFFKKLKEKFTQQQPDSSPEKFKDGLTKTRVSFSERVNNLVARYRKVDEEFFEELEEVLIGADVGVSTVMELIDELKTEVKRRNIQDSKDVRSVISEKLVDIYQGEDAESPKLDIQEGRLNVVLFVGVNGVGKTTTIGKLAHKLKSEGKSVLLAAGDTFRAGAIEQLEVWGERVGVDVIKQSAGSDPAAVMFDAVQAAKARKVDVLLCDTAGRLQNKVNLMKELEKVKRVIEREIPGAPHEVMLVLDATTGQNAMVQAKQFSQATDVSGIVLTKLDGTAKGGIVLAIRNELSIPVKFVGLGEKMDDLQEFDAEQYVYGLFADLVEEA, via the coding sequence ATGAGTTTTTTTAAAAAATTAAAAGAGAAATTTACACAACAGCAGCCGGATTCTTCACCGGAAAAATTTAAAGACGGTCTGACAAAAACACGGGTCTCATTTTCAGAACGGGTAAATAACCTTGTAGCCCGCTACCGTAAAGTAGATGAAGAGTTTTTTGAAGAGCTTGAGGAGGTATTGATCGGTGCTGATGTTGGCGTATCAACGGTGATGGAACTGATTGACGAGCTGAAAACAGAAGTTAAACGCCGCAACATTCAAGATTCAAAAGATGTGCGCTCTGTCATTTCAGAAAAACTCGTTGACATCTATCAAGGAGAAGATGCTGAATCGCCAAAACTTGATATTCAAGAAGGCCGATTAAACGTCGTATTGTTTGTTGGAGTTAACGGTGTCGGAAAAACAACGACGATCGGCAAACTCGCACACAAACTTAAGAGTGAGGGCAAGTCCGTCCTGCTCGCTGCCGGTGACACATTCCGTGCCGGTGCGATTGAACAGCTCGAAGTATGGGGAGAGCGCGTAGGAGTGGATGTGATCAAGCAGTCAGCCGGTTCAGATCCAGCTGCTGTCATGTTCGATGCAGTTCAGGCCGCTAAAGCCAGGAAAGTAGATGTCCTATTATGTGATACAGCAGGACGCCTGCAAAATAAGGTAAACCTTATGAAAGAACTCGAAAAAGTGAAGCGCGTCATTGAACGTGAAATCCCTGGTGCTCCGCATGAAGTCATGCTCGTCCTTGACGCAACAACAGGCCAAAATGCCATGGTCCAGGCGAAACAATTTTCTCAGGCGACAGATGTATCAGGTATTGTCCTGACGAAACTTGATGGAACTGCAAAAGGCGGCATCGTTCTTGCTATCCGCAATGAACTGAGCATACCCGTGAAATTTGTCGGCCTCGGCGAAAAAATGGATGACCTTCAGGAATTTGATGCAGAACAATATGTATATGGACTATTTGCTGATTTAGTAGAAGAAGCATAA
- a CDS encoding putative DNA-binding protein, with protein MMLEKTTRVNYLFDFYQSLLTPKQKSYMSLYYLDDYSLGEIAEEYDISRQAVYDNIKRTEAMLEQYETKLLLFQKFQERQHLIEQLKAAAFKIDQERSLLTLIEALEKLD; from the coding sequence GTGATGCTTGAAAAAACAACGAGAGTAAATTATCTCTTTGACTTTTATCAATCGTTGTTAACACCAAAGCAAAAAAGCTATATGTCGCTTTATTATCTTGATGATTACTCCTTGGGTGAAATTGCTGAAGAGTACGACATTAGCCGGCAGGCCGTGTATGATAACATAAAACGAACTGAGGCAATGTTAGAGCAATATGAAACCAAACTATTGCTTTTTCAAAAATTTCAAGAGCGTCAACATTTGATTGAACAATTAAAAGCTGCAGCGTTCAAGATTGATCAGGAACGTTCACTTTTGACGCTGATTGAGGCGCTGGAGAAATTAGATTAG
- the ffh gene encoding signal recognition particle protein, whose translation MAFEGLADRLQNTIAKIRGKGKVSESDVKEMMREVRLALLEADVNFKVVKDFVKKVSERSVGQEVMTSLTPGQQVIKVVKEELTALMGGEQSKIAVANRPPTVIMMVGLQGAGKTTTTGKLANLLRKKHNRNPLLVAADIYRPAAIKQLETLGKQLNMPVFSLGDQVSPVEIAKQAIEHAKKEHLDYVLIDTAGRLHIDETLMDELQQVKELSKPDEIFLVVDAMTGQDAVNVAQSFNDQLGLTGVVLTKLDGDTRGGAALSIRSVTQTPIKFVGLGEKLDAIEAFHPERMASRILGMGDVLTLIEKAQANVDEDKAKELEQKMRTASFTFDDFLEQLGQVRSMGPLDELLGMLPGANKIKGLKNAQVDEKQIGSVEAIIRSMTKEEKQHPEIINSGRRKRIAKGSGTTVPEVNRLLKQFEDMKKMMKQMTSMSKGKKKGGMKFPFM comes from the coding sequence ATGGCATTTGAAGGATTAGCCGACCGACTGCAGAATACAATCGCAAAAATCCGCGGCAAAGGCAAAGTGTCGGAGTCTGATGTAAAAGAAATGATGCGTGAAGTGCGTTTAGCGCTTCTAGAAGCAGACGTTAACTTTAAAGTCGTAAAAGATTTTGTAAAAAAAGTAAGCGAACGGTCAGTTGGGCAGGAAGTTATGACAAGCTTAACTCCTGGCCAGCAGGTCATTAAAGTTGTTAAAGAAGAGCTGACTGCTTTAATGGGCGGCGAACAGAGCAAAATTGCCGTCGCCAACAGACCGCCAACCGTTATTATGATGGTTGGACTGCAAGGTGCCGGTAAAACAACGACAACAGGAAAGCTTGCGAACCTGCTTCGAAAGAAACATAACCGCAATCCACTTCTCGTCGCTGCAGATATTTACCGTCCAGCTGCCATCAAACAGCTTGAAACGCTTGGAAAACAGCTGAATATGCCTGTCTTTTCCCTGGGTGATCAAGTGAGTCCTGTTGAAATTGCCAAGCAGGCGATTGAACATGCAAAAAAAGAGCATCTTGATTACGTTCTGATTGATACAGCGGGCCGTCTTCATATTGATGAAACACTGATGGATGAGCTTCAGCAGGTAAAAGAATTATCAAAACCTGATGAAATTTTCCTCGTTGTTGATGCGATGACCGGACAGGATGCCGTAAATGTAGCGCAAAGCTTCAATGATCAGCTCGGCTTAACAGGCGTTGTCCTGACAAAGCTTGATGGTGACACTCGAGGCGGGGCTGCACTATCTATCAGATCTGTTACCCAAACACCGATTAAATTCGTTGGTCTTGGAGAAAAATTGGATGCGATTGAAGCATTTCATCCAGAACGCATGGCATCCCGTATTTTAGGCATGGGCGATGTTCTCACATTGATTGAGAAGGCACAGGCCAATGTGGATGAAGATAAAGCAAAAGAACTCGAACAAAAAATGAGGACTGCTTCGTTTACATTTGACGACTTCCTCGAACAGCTCGGACAAGTCCGCAGCATGGGACCGCTTGATGAGCTTCTTGGAATGCTCCCTGGCGCTAACAAAATTAAAGGCTTAAAAAATGCTCAAGTCGATGAGAAACAGATTGGTTCTGTTGAAGCCATCATCCGTTCGATGACAAAGGAAGAAAAACAGCATCCTGAAATCATCAACTCTGGCCGCAGAAAACGGATTGCAAAAGGAAGCGGAACGACCGTACCGGAAGTTAACCGTCTTTTAAAGCAATTTGAGGACATGAAAAAGATGATGAAGCAAATGACGAGCATGTCAAAAGGGAAGAAAAAAGGCGGAATGAAATTTCCGTTTATGTAA
- the rpsP gene encoding 30S ribosomal protein S16: MAVKIRLKRMGANKSPFYRIVVADSRSPRDGRFIETVGTYNPVANPAIVDINEELALKWMQNGAKPSDTVRNLFSNQGIMEKFHNAKHSK, from the coding sequence ATGGCAGTAAAAATTCGTTTAAAACGCATGGGAGCTAACAAATCTCCTTTCTATCGTATCGTAGTTGCAGATTCTCGTTCACCACGTGATGGACGTTTCATCGAAACAGTTGGAACTTACAATCCAGTTGCTAACCCGGCAATCGTAGACATTAACGAAGAGCTTGCTCTTAAATGGATGCAAAATGGTGCAAAACCATCTGACACAGTTCGCAACTTGTTCTCAAATCAAGGCATTATGGAAAAATTCCATAACGCTAAACACAGCAAGTAA
- a CDS encoding KH domain-containing protein produces MKELIESIVKPLVDHPEDVSVVENEREHQIVYELTLHQDDIGKVIGKHGRIAKAIRTVVYAAGSNSKKRVQLEIND; encoded by the coding sequence ATGAAAGAGTTAATCGAGTCGATCGTGAAGCCGCTTGTTGACCATCCTGAAGATGTGTCTGTTGTAGAAAATGAACGTGAACATCAAATTGTCTACGAATTAACCTTACATCAAGATGATATCGGCAAGGTGATTGGAAAACACGGCCGGATAGCGAAGGCGATTCGGACTGTTGTATACGCAGCAGGATCTAACTCTAAAAAAAGAGTCCAGTTGGAAATTAATGATTAA
- a CDS encoding YlqD family protein: MEIFQTVTVKQILTETSREQLLNHFMQTKQQLEREIDQLAFQLKKKEKTNQTEEMRKQYQREISKRMDKIKIADFQIQQIHTLPLGSEIKEKEMNAILEVHVGDRWDDLIKEKTIVIKDGIVVEIR, encoded by the coding sequence ATGGAAATCTTCCAGACAGTTACCGTCAAACAAATATTGACAGAAACGAGCAGGGAACAGCTTTTAAATCATTTTATGCAAACCAAACAGCAGCTGGAACGGGAAATTGATCAGCTTGCCTTTCAGCTCAAGAAAAAAGAAAAAACGAATCAGACAGAAGAAATGCGCAAACAATATCAGCGGGAAATATCAAAGCGGATGGACAAAATAAAAATAGCTGACTTTCAAATACAGCAAATACATACCCTGCCGCTTGGAAGCGAAATAAAAGAAAAAGAGATGAACGCCATTCTGGAGGTTCATGTCGGGGACCGCTGGGATGATCTTATAAAGGAAAAGACGATTGTGATTAAAGATGGTATTGTAGTCGAAATACGCTAG
- the rimM gene encoding ribosome maturation factor RimM (Essential for efficient processing of 16S rRNA), with translation MTEKWFNVGKIVNTHGVKGEVRVLSTTDFPEERYQTGNVLYLFQSEQQEPVEVKIKTHRFHKTFDLLTFDGHGSINDVEKYKNYLIKVPESQLTDLDEGEYYFHEIIGCTVLTDAGEEIGTIKEILETGANDVWIVKRKNKKDALIPFIDDVVKEIDVEEKRIIISLMEGLIDE, from the coding sequence ATGACAGAAAAATGGTTTAATGTAGGTAAGATTGTAAATACTCACGGTGTAAAAGGAGAAGTCAGAGTTTTATCAACGACCGATTTTCCTGAAGAACGTTATCAGACAGGCAACGTTCTTTATCTCTTTCAATCTGAACAACAAGAGCCTGTGGAAGTAAAAATAAAGACACATCGTTTTCATAAAACATTTGATCTTCTTACCTTTGATGGGCATGGTTCAATTAATGATGTCGAGAAATATAAAAATTATCTTATTAAAGTCCCTGAAAGCCAGTTAACAGATCTTGATGAGGGTGAGTACTATTTTCACGAAATTATTGGATGTACTGTTTTAACAGACGCTGGAGAAGAAATTGGAACGATTAAAGAAATTCTCGAAACAGGGGCCAATGACGTCTGGATTGTCAAAAGAAAAAACAAAAAGGATGCGTTAATTCCTTTCATAGACGACGTTGTTAAAGAAATTGATGTTGAAGAA